One window of Gilliamella sp. B3022 genomic DNA carries:
- the yhbY gene encoding ribosome assembly RNA-binding protein YhbY, translating to MNLSNKQKQYLKSEAHHLKPIVMIGANGFTEGVLAEIENALNFHELIKIKISAEDRETKKLICDAIIRETNALPVQQVGSIFTIFRPSDEKKISLPK from the coding sequence ATGAATTTATCGAATAAACAAAAACAGTATTTAAAAAGTGAAGCTCATCACCTTAAACCTATTGTGATGATTGGTGCTAATGGATTTACCGAGGGCGTTTTAGCAGAAATTGAAAATGCCCTGAATTTTCATGAATTAATCAAAATTAAAATATCCGCGGAAGATCGTGAAACTAAAAAGCTAATTTGTGATGCAATTATTCGCGAAACTAATGCGTTACCAGTGCAACAAGTAGGTTCTATCTTTACCATTTTTAGACCAAGTGATGAGAAGAAAATCTCATTACCTAAATAG
- the rlmE gene encoding 23S rRNA (uridine(2552)-2'-O)-methyltransferase RlmE produces the protein MSNKKRSASSTRWLNEHFNDRFVQQAQKKGLRSRAWFKLEEIQKSDKLFKPGITVVDLGAAPGGWSQYVASLIGNKGRIIACDLLPMDPIVGVDFLQGDFRDELVLKALLERVGEEKVQVVMSDMAPNMSGQPAVDIPRAMYLVELALDMCRDVLAPNGNFIVKVFQGEGFEEYLKQVRSMFKTVKIRKPEASRARSREVYIVAMGMK, from the coding sequence GTGAGTAACAAAAAACGCTCAGCAAGTTCAACGCGTTGGCTCAATGAACATTTTAATGACCGATTTGTGCAACAAGCACAAAAAAAAGGACTGCGCTCAAGAGCATGGTTCAAACTAGAAGAAATTCAAAAAAGTGATAAATTATTCAAACCAGGTATTACCGTAGTTGATTTAGGTGCAGCACCTGGTGGTTGGTCACAATATGTTGCCTCACTGATTGGTAATAAAGGTCGCATTATTGCATGTGATCTGCTACCTATGGATCCAATCGTTGGCGTGGATTTTTTACAGGGTGATTTTAGAGATGAACTTGTATTGAAAGCGCTATTAGAACGAGTTGGCGAAGAAAAAGTTCAAGTTGTTATGTCTGATATGGCACCAAATATGAGTGGGCAACCGGCAGTTGATATACCTAGAGCAATGTACTTAGTCGAACTTGCACTTGATATGTGTAGAGATGTGCTTGCACCTAATGGTAATTTCATTGTAAAAGTGTTTCAAGGTGAAGGATTTGAAGAGTACTTAAAACAAGTCCGATCGATGTTTAAAACAGTCAAAATTCGTAAACCTGAAGCCTCTCGGGCAAGATCTCGAGAAGTTTATATTGTTGCAATGGGTATGAAGTAG
- the hslR gene encoding ribosome-associated heat shock protein Hsp15 produces MERVRLDKWLWAARFYKTRSLAREMIDGGKVHYNGQRAKPSKIVEVGAMLTLRQGSEQKTIQILAISSQRRTATEAQFLYRETIDSIAKRDQLAQARKLNALTMPHPNRKPDKKERRNLLKFKYDRQKGDNN; encoded by the coding sequence ATGGAGCGAGTAAGACTCGATAAATGGTTATGGGCTGCAAGGTTTTATAAGACCCGTTCTCTAGCCAGAGAAATGATTGATGGTGGTAAAGTTCACTATAATGGTCAACGCGCTAAACCAAGTAAAATTGTTGAAGTTGGGGCGATGTTAACACTTCGTCAGGGCTCCGAACAAAAAACAATTCAAATTTTGGCTATCAGTAGTCAAAGAAGAACTGCCACTGAAGCTCAATTTCTTTATCGAGAAACGATCGATAGTATTGCTAAACGCGATCAACTGGCACAAGCTCGTAAACTAAATGCATTAACTATGCCGCATCCTAATAGAAAGCCGGATAAAAAAGAGCGGCGAAATTTGCTTAAATTTAAATATGATAGACAAAAAGGTGACAACAACTAA
- the ubiA gene encoding 4-hydroxybenzoate octaprenyltransferase, whose protein sequence is MLAYLQLMRLDRPIGTLLLLWPTFWAIWLATNYPPIYIIVVFTLGVLVMRSAGCVVNDYADRHFDGHVDRTKNRPLARGVLTEKNALWTLLLLLVVALGLLLTLNKLSWLIACLALLTAMVYPFMKRYTHFPQVILGIAFSWSIPMVYAATIEEFPLTCWLLCIANICWTVAYDTEYAMVDRNDDIKIGIKSTAILFGRYDKFIIGMLQTIMIINLLAIGKINRLSAFYYFGLFLTILLFINQQWLIKDRDRTNCFKAFMNNNYVGLVVFIGIFCA, encoded by the coding sequence ATGCTAGCTTATTTACAACTGATGCGATTAGATCGTCCAATTGGTACATTGCTGTTATTATGGCCAACTTTTTGGGCTATTTGGCTTGCTACCAATTATCCTCCTATTTATATCATCGTTGTCTTTACTTTAGGTGTGCTGGTCATGCGTTCAGCTGGATGTGTGGTTAATGATTATGCTGATAGGCATTTTGATGGTCATGTTGATCGTACTAAGAATCGTCCATTGGCGCGTGGGGTATTAACTGAAAAAAACGCATTGTGGACGTTATTACTATTATTAGTTGTGGCATTAGGTCTTTTGTTAACTTTAAACAAACTTTCATGGTTGATTGCTTGTTTAGCATTGTTAACGGCGATGGTTTATCCTTTTATGAAACGTTATACCCATTTTCCTCAAGTTATCTTAGGTATTGCCTTTAGTTGGAGTATTCCGATGGTATATGCAGCAACAATTGAAGAATTTCCATTAACGTGTTGGTTACTTTGTATTGCAAATATTTGTTGGACAGTTGCTTATGATACTGAGTATGCCATGGTTGATCGTAATGATGATATAAAAATTGGTATTAAGTCGACGGCAATTTTATTCGGTCGTTATGACAAGTTCATCATTGGAATGCTACAGACAATAATGATTATTAATTTATTGGCTATTGGTAAAATCAACCGGTTATCTGCTTTTTATTATTTTGGTCTATTTCTGACAATATTACTGTTTATCAATCAACAATGGTTGATTAAAGATCGTGACAGAACAAATTGTTTTAAAGCTTTTATGAATAATAACTATGTTGGTTTGGTCGTGTTTATCGGGATATTTTGCGCGTAA
- the folP gene encoding dihydropteroate synthase produces MEIRFKNQIMDLSFPQVMGIVNMTPDSFSDGGNYNNLDDAMRRVDNMIQAGATFIDVGGESTRPGAAEVSVEEELDRVIPLVEKIAHYFDIWISVDTSKPQVMTESAKAGAHLINDIRALTEPGAIEAAAKTQLPICIMHMQGDPKTMQNAPHYQQDIYQEVDQFFTQHINRCMKAGIERQKIILDPGFGFGKTLQHNYRLLAKLNSFHHFGLPLLVGMSRKSMIGQVLNVAPQERMIGSISCAVIAAMQGAQIIRVHDVKETFDALRIVQATLVEQG; encoded by the coding sequence ATGGAAATTCGATTTAAAAATCAGATAATGGACCTTTCATTTCCACAAGTAATGGGTATTGTTAATATGACGCCTGATTCATTTTCTGATGGGGGTAATTACAATAATCTTGATGATGCTATGCGCCGAGTTGACAATATGATTCAAGCTGGCGCGACTTTTATTGATGTAGGTGGCGAATCAACACGCCCAGGAGCGGCTGAAGTATCGGTTGAAGAAGAGTTAGATCGTGTTATACCTTTGGTTGAAAAAATTGCACATTATTTTGACATTTGGATATCAGTCGATACTTCTAAACCACAAGTAATGACTGAGTCGGCAAAAGCTGGAGCTCATTTAATTAATGATATTCGAGCACTTACCGAGCCAGGTGCTATCGAAGCGGCAGCAAAAACACAATTACCAATTTGTATCATGCATATGCAAGGCGATCCTAAAACTATGCAAAATGCTCCACATTATCAGCAAGACATTTACCAAGAAGTGGACCAATTTTTTACCCAACACATTAATCGTTGTATGAAAGCTGGAATAGAACGTCAAAAAATCATTCTCGATCCAGGTTTTGGTTTTGGTAAAACGCTACAACACAACTATCGATTATTAGCTAAATTAAACAGTTTTCACCATTTTGGTTTACCGTTATTAGTCGGAATGTCACGTAAATCAATGATAGGACAAGTATTAAATGTTGCCCCTCAAGAACGCATGATAGGCAGTATATCTTGTGCTGTAATAGCAGCTATGCAAGGAGCACAAATTATTCGTGTTCATGACGTTAAAGAGACCTTTGATGCACTGAGGATTGTGCAAGCAACATTAGTAGAACAAGGATAA
- the ftsH gene encoding ATP-dependent zinc metalloprotease FtsH, whose product MNDMVKNLLIWGVIAIVLIAVFNQFSAISNSLPQVNYTQFNSDIANKKLKEVHINGREITATTNGNENYVTYIPYYDDKLMDDLVLNKVAVYGQPDERPSLLANILISWFPMVVFIGLWFFVMRQMNGGGKGGPMSIGKSKARMLTPDQVKTKFADVAGSEEAKQEVTEVVDFLRDPGKYQKLGGRIPKGILMVGPPGTGKTLLAKAIAGEANVPFFSISGSDFVEMFVGVGASRVRDLFDQARKHAPCIIFIDEIDAVGRKRGAGSMGGHDEREQTLNQMLVEMDGFETNSGIIIIAATNRVDILDPALLRPGRFDRQVQIGLPDMKGREQILAVHVRKIPLGPDVDLSVLARGTPGYSGAELANLVNEAALFAARRNKRLVTMDEFEEAKDKINMGTERRSLTMTQEQLVSTAYHEAGHAIIGYLMPDHDPIHKVTIIPRGRALGVTFFLPEGDRVSESREKLEGDIATLYGGRLAEELIYGTDKVSTGASNDIKVATQYARAMVTQWGFSERLGPLFYEMDENSAYGRPKDISDETARIIDEEVKAIIDRNYQRARQILTDNIDVLHAMKDALMKYETIGSKQVADLIARRPITTPDDWTESDEKAANKIPNEGSSTLPPQSES is encoded by the coding sequence TTGAACGACATGGTAAAGAATTTACTGATTTGGGGAGTAATCGCTATAGTGCTAATTGCTGTATTTAACCAATTTAGCGCTATATCTAATAGCCTCCCTCAAGTTAATTATACCCAATTTAATTCTGATATTGCCAACAAAAAGCTCAAAGAAGTGCATATCAATGGACGTGAAATTACTGCTACAACCAACGGTAACGAAAATTATGTTACCTATATTCCTTATTATGACGATAAATTAATGGATGATTTGGTGCTCAATAAAGTCGCAGTATATGGCCAGCCAGATGAAAGACCAAGTTTATTAGCCAATATATTAATTTCTTGGTTTCCAATGGTGGTATTTATTGGTCTTTGGTTCTTTGTTATGCGCCAAATGAATGGAGGCGGTAAAGGTGGACCAATGTCGATCGGCAAAAGTAAAGCTCGCATGTTAACCCCCGATCAGGTCAAAACCAAATTTGCCGATGTTGCTGGTAGTGAAGAAGCTAAGCAGGAGGTCACTGAGGTCGTTGATTTCTTACGTGACCCTGGTAAATATCAAAAATTAGGTGGTCGAATTCCAAAAGGAATTTTAATGGTTGGGCCTCCAGGTACGGGTAAAACTTTATTGGCAAAAGCTATAGCTGGCGAAGCCAATGTACCATTCTTTAGTATTTCAGGTTCTGACTTTGTTGAGATGTTTGTGGGTGTTGGCGCTTCCCGTGTACGGGATCTATTTGATCAAGCACGTAAACATGCCCCTTGTATTATTTTTATCGACGAAATTGATGCCGTTGGACGTAAACGTGGTGCTGGCTCTATGGGTGGTCACGATGAACGAGAACAAACATTAAATCAAATGTTAGTTGAAATGGATGGATTTGAAACCAACAGTGGAATTATCATTATAGCTGCAACTAACCGAGTAGATATACTTGATCCAGCTTTACTTCGTCCTGGTCGTTTTGATCGACAAGTACAAATTGGTTTACCTGATATGAAAGGTCGCGAACAAATTTTAGCTGTCCATGTGCGTAAAATTCCACTAGGTCCTGATGTGGATTTATCGGTATTAGCGCGAGGCACTCCAGGTTATTCAGGTGCAGAATTAGCTAATTTAGTTAATGAAGCTGCTTTATTTGCTGCCCGACGTAATAAACGTCTTGTCACCATGGATGAATTTGAAGAAGCCAAAGACAAAATCAATATGGGCACAGAAAGACGTTCGTTAACCATGACCCAAGAACAACTTGTTTCAACAGCTTATCACGAAGCTGGGCATGCGATTATTGGCTATTTAATGCCTGATCATGACCCTATCCATAAAGTGACCATTATTCCTCGTGGACGAGCTTTGGGTGTGACTTTCTTTTTACCTGAAGGTGACCGAGTAAGTGAGAGTCGAGAAAAATTAGAAGGCGATATTGCAACACTGTATGGTGGTCGACTTGCAGAAGAGTTAATTTATGGTACAGATAAAGTATCAACAGGTGCATCAAATGATATTAAAGTTGCAACTCAATATGCGAGAGCAATGGTAACACAGTGGGGGTTTTCTGAGCGTTTAGGACCATTATTTTATGAAATGGATGAAAATTCAGCTTATGGACGTCCTAAAGATATTTCAGATGAAACAGCTCGAATCATTGATGAAGAGGTCAAAGCCATAATCGATCGCAATTACCAACGAGCTCGTCAAATATTAACTGATAATATTGATGTACTTCATGCAATGAAAGATGCATTAATGAAATATGAAACTATTGGCTCAAAACAGGTTGCAGATTTAATTGCCCGCCGTCCAATTACTACGCCGGATGATTGGACAGAAAGTGATGAAAAAGCAGCTAACAAAATTCCAAATGAAGGCAGTAGCACACTACCGCCTCAATCAGAAAGTTAA
- the greA gene encoding transcription elongation factor GreA, with product MKQIPMTVKGAELLRAELEELKNVKRPQITAAIAEARAHGDLKENAEYHAAREQQGFCEGRIQEIEGKLSQAQIIDITKVKNTGRIIFGATVTVINVDTDEETTYRIVGDDEADYRQNLISVNSPIARGLIGKEDGDTVQIKTPGGDVEFDIVKVEYI from the coding sequence ATGAAACAAATCCCAATGACGGTAAAGGGAGCAGAATTATTACGTGCGGAATTGGAAGAGCTGAAAAATGTTAAACGGCCGCAAATTACAGCAGCCATTGCCGAAGCCAGAGCGCACGGGGATTTAAAAGAAAATGCCGAATATCACGCAGCAAGAGAACAACAGGGTTTTTGCGAAGGGCGTATTCAAGAAATCGAAGGTAAATTATCACAAGCCCAAATTATCGATATTACTAAAGTGAAAAATACTGGACGAATAATTTTCGGCGCAACAGTTACAGTAATCAACGTAGATACTGATGAAGAAACTACCTATCGTATCGTTGGTGATGATGAAGCGGACTATAGACAAAATCTTATTTCAGTTAACTCTCCAATAGCAAGAGGCTTAATAGGTAAAGAAGATGGTGATACAGTACAAATAAAAACACCAGGTGGTGATGTTGAATTTGATATTGTGAAAGTTGAATATATTTAA